A segment of the Streptomyces sp. ITFR-21 genome:
TGTAGCAGACTGCCGCCTACCGGTTGGCTGTTCGCGATCACTCGACGTAACGCGCTGCCGTGGAGGGCTGCCCGCGGATGACCCCACCGCCGCCACCCTTCCGCTTCACGCGGGGCAAGGACGACGTGGCTTTCGACCCCGCACTCGGCGACGAGGAACTCATCGCCGCCCGGCTGGCCCTGACCCAGGGTCGCTGGACGGAGGTGCGCTCACTCCTGGCCCGCACCGGTGACGACTGGGACAGCCGCGGCCACCGCCTGGTCGTCCTCGGAGAGGGCAAGTCCGCCGCCGCGTGGGCCCAGGAGTGGCAGCTCGCCGAGCCGGAGAGCGCGGACGCCGCCGCGCTGGCCGCCGCCGCGGCCGTCTTCCGCGCGGCCACCGGCAAGCAGAGCGCGGAGTCCGCGCGCGAGGCGTGCCTGCGGGTGGCGCGTATGACGCCCGGTGACCCGACGCCCTGGCTCGGCCTGTTGATCCTGGCCCGCCGCACCGGCACCGACGACGAGCAGGTGCGCGCCTTCGACCAGGTCCGCGGCCGGCACCGCGGCCACCACCACGCGCACTACCTGATGACCCAGTGTCTGGCCGAGCGTCAGAAGACCGACGGGGACGACCCGTTCCACGAGGTCTACGAGTTCGCCGAGTGGGCCGCGGGCGAGGCCGTTCCCGGATCGCCGCTGGCCGTCCTGCCGCTGATCGCCCTCGTCGAGCGCTACCGGGCGCTGGCCGCGGCCGGCGCGATGCCCGCCGACCCGGCCCGGCTGCCGTACTGGACCAGCCCGCGGGCCCGCACCGGTCTGCGGGCCGCCTTCGACTGGTGGCTGGACTGGGACAACAGAACTCATCCGCGCCTGGCTCTGGACTTGAACTACCTGGCGTTCGCTAAATTCCACTCCGGGGACACGGTTGCCGCCGCCGCCCTGTTCAACCGGATCGGGCCGCTGGCGACCCGCGTCCCGTGGTCGTACCTGGACCGCGACCCCAAGAAGACATTCCGCGCCGCGCGCAACTACGCGCTCGGTTTCGGTACGTCGTAAGTCCCGAACTCGCACCGCCCCACCGGAAGGATCCGCAGCCATGCTGACGGGCAGTACCACCGAGATCAGCACGTTCAAGGGGGAGGACCGCGCGCTGCGCGCGGACCGCATCGGTACCCCGGGCCTCCTGCTGTCGGTCCTCGCGGCCACGGCTCCCCTCATGGTGGTGGCGGGCGTGGTGCCCACCACCTTCGCCGCGGTCGGCGTCGTCGGGGTCCCGCTGATCTTCCTCATCCTCGGCGTCGTACTGGTCCTGTTCAGCTTCGGCTACGCCGAGATGAGCCGGCACGTGCACAACGCGGGCGCCTTCTACGCCTACATAGCCCGTGGCCTGGGCGGCACCATCGGCGCCGCGGCCTCCTACGTCGCGCTGGTCTCGTACAGCATCCTGCAGTGCGGCATCTACGGCATCTTCGGCTTCGAGATCTCCAGCCAGATCGCAGTGCACTGGAACCACGACGTCGACTGGTGGTGGCCGGCGCTCGGCGGCGTCGTGGTCGCCGGCGTCTTCGGCGCGCTGAAGATCGACGTCAACGCCAAAGTGCTCGGGGTGCTGCTGCTCGTCGAGACCGTGCTCATCGTGGTCTTCGACATCAGCTTCCTGTCCGACCCGGGCCCCCAGGGCGTCTCCCTGCACGCCTTCAACCCCGACACCCTCACCGGCGCCGGCTTCGGTACCGCGCTGTGCTTCTGCATCGCCGGCTTCACCGGCTTCGAACAGGCCCCGGTCTACGCCGAGGAGACCGCCAGGCCGCAGCGCGTGGTGGCCCGGGTGATGTTCCTGGCCGTCGGCTTCGCCACCCTGTTCTTCGCGTTCAGCGCGTGGGCGATCACTGTGGCAGCCGGCCCGTCGGGCGTCGTCGGCGCCGCGCAGAAGAGCCCGACCATGATCTTCGACCTCAACGAGGCGCGGATCGGGAACACCTTCACCGACATCCTCAACGTCTTCTTCATCACCGGCATCTTCGCCTCGCTGCTCAGCTTCCACAACGTGGTCGCCCGCTACGCCTTCGCCATGGGCCGGGACGGCCTGCTGCCCGCCAAGGTCAGCCACACCACCCGCTCCGGCGGCGCCCCGGTCGTCGGCTCGCTGATCCAGACCGTCGTCGCGCTGGTCGTCGTCATCGCCTTCGCGGTCACCGACGACAAGCCGGGCGGCGACCCGTCCTTCGCGCCGATGATGCGGCTGTTCACCTGGGCCGGCAACGTGGGCGCGCTCGGCGTGGTGGTGCTGATGGCGGTCGCCTCGATCGCTATCATCGTGTTCTTCATCAAGCGCGGCGCGGCCCGGGTGCAGGCCTGGCGGCTCGTCACCTCCGCCGTCGCCGCCGTCGCGCTGCTGGGCATCACGTTCTACGCGGTGAAGGACTTCAAGGTGCTGCTCGGTGTCGACCCCGGCCACGGCCTGCGCTGGCTGCTGCCCGGCATCATCGGGATCGCCGCCGTCCTCGGCCTGCTCTACGGCGCCGTGCTGCGGGTCAAGAACCCGGCCGCGCACGCCCGGATCGGCCAGGGCAACGAGGCGTTCCAACTGGACAAGGCCGCCAGCGCGGCCGAGGCGTCCGTCTGACCGCGCCACCCGACGGCCCGCCCGCCCCCACCCGGGCGCGGGCGGGCCGTCCGCTTTCCGGCCCCGGCCGCCATGCCCGATGATGATCCGCTCACCGGTTCACCCGCTCACCTGATCGCCCACTCTCCTCGCCCGTTCGCCCGTTCGCCCGCCCCGCTTCCGCCCGGCTCTCCCATCCCCGGGCGTCAGGACACGCCATGACCCGCTGTTCCACGGTCCACGCCCACCCCGACGAGCCCGCAGGCCGCACCGTCCCGGCCGCCCCCACCCCCTCGACCCGCTGACCGCCGACGAGATCACCGCCGCCCGCGCCGCGCTGGAAGCCGAGGGCAAGGCCACCGGACCCACCCGCTTCCCCCTGGTGCTGCCCGACGAGCCGGACCGGCACGCGGTGTACGCCCACAAGGAGGGCGACGCCTTCTCCCGCCGGGTCCGGGTCACCCTGCTGGACACCGCGACCGTCCGGTGCTGCACCGCGCCCCCATCGCCGAGATGGCCGTGCCGTACGCCGAACCCGACGCCTCCCGCAACTGGGTCTGCTACCTGGACGCCGGGGAGTACCTGCTGGGCCGCAACGCCAACCCGCTGCGCCTGGGCTGCGACTGCCTCGGCGAGATCGCCTACGTCGACGCGATGCTCACCGACGACCACGGCCGGCCCGAGCCGCTGCCCAACGCGGTCTGCGTCCACGAGGAAAACGTCGGCCTGCTCTGGAAGCACACCAACATCTTCGACGGCTTCGCGGTGCACAGCCGCCGGTCGCGCCGCCTGGTGATCTCGTACATCACCACACTGGGGAACTACGACTACGGCTTCTACTGGCACCTCTACCAGGACGGCACGATCTCCTTCGAGGCCAAGGCCACCGGTCTGCTGCAGACCTCGGCGGCCGAGCCCGGCGCCGGCTCGCCGTACGCCACCGAGATCGCCCCCGGCCTGCTCGCGCCCAACCACCAGCACCTTTCTGCGCCCGGCTGGACGTGGCGGTGGACGGCCCGGCCAACACCGTCGAGGAGGTGGACGTGGTACGGCTGCCGATGGGCCCGGACAACCCCAACGGCAACGCCTTCACCAGCCGGGCCACCCCCGTCGCGGACAGCGGCGACGGCGGCCGGGTCGCGGACGCCTCGGTGGGACGGCGCTGGCGGATCAGCAACCCCGGCTCGCTCAACCGGACGGGCCGGCCGGTCGCGTACAGTCTGCTGCCCGATCAGGGGCCGCTGCTGCTCGCCCAGCCCGGTTCGCCGGTCGCCGAACGGGTCGCCTTCGGGACCAGGAGCCTGTGGGTGACCCGCTACCGGCCCGAGCGGCATCACCCGGACGGCGACTACCCCAACCAGCACCCGGGCCGGACGGGAGTCGCCGAGTGGTCGCGGCCGGGCGAGTCGCTGGAGGACACCGACCTCACCCTGTGGCACTCCTTCGGCCCCACCCACCTGCCGCGGCTGGAGGACTGGCCGGTGATGCCGGTCGACGTGTGCGGCTTCAGCCTCAAGCCCACCGGCTTCTTCGACCGCAACCCGGCGCTGGACCTGCCCGAGGAGCCGGGGCACCACGCCGCGGACCACTGCCACACCTGACGGTCCGCCACCCGCGCCGGCCCGCGACGGGCTGACTGAGCGAGCGCTCAGTCAGCCCTTGCCAAGACCGGAACACGTTCCTAGCATCACTGATGTGACATCAGAAGTGTCGAACCGGCCCCCCGCCGCCCCGGCACCAGGCCCGCTGGCGGGCGTCCGGGTGGTGGAGCTGGCCGGCATCGGCCCCGGCCCCTTCGCCGCCATGCTGCTCGCCGACCTCGGCGCCGACGTCGTCCGCGTCGACCGGCCCGCGGGTCCGGGCCTCGGCATCGACCCGGCCCACGACGTCACCAACCGCAACAAGCGCTCGGTGCTGGTCGACCTCAAGACCGCAGCCGGACCCGGCACCGTGCTCGACCTCGCCGCACGCGCGGACATCCTGATCGAGGGCTACCGCCCCGGCGTCGCCGAGCGCCTCGGCGTGGGACCGCGGGCCTGCCTGGACCGCAACCCGCGGCTGGTCTACGGCCGGATGACCGGCTGGGGCCAGCACGGCCCGCTCGCCGCCACCGCCGGACACGACATCGGCTACGTCGCGGTCACCGGCGCCCTCGCCCTCACCGGAGCGGCCGGCGTCCCGCCCGCCGCCCCGGCCAACCTGCTCGGCGACTACGCCGGCGGTTCCCTCTATCTGGTCACCGGCGTCCTCGCCGCCCTCCACCACGCCCGCGCACACGGGCAGGGCCAGGTCGTGGACGCCGCCATCGTGGACGGCACCGCCCACCTGACCGCGATGATCCACGGGATGCGCGCGGCCGGCGTCTGGCAGGACCGCCGGGGCGGCAACCTGCTGGACGGCGGCGCCCCCTTCTACGGCGTGTACGAGACCGCGGACGGCGCCCATATGGCGGTCGGCGCCCTGGAGCAGCGCTTCTACGACGAGTTCGCCGCGCTGCTCGGCCTGTCCGCCCAGGAGGCCGGACTCCGGGCCGACCCGGCGCGCTGGGGCGAGCTGCGGGCCGCGATCACCGCCCGGTTCCGTACCGGCACCCGCGAGCAGTGGACCGCCGTGTTCGACGGCACCGACGCGTGCGTGGCGCCCGTCCTGTCCCTCGCCGAGGCACCGGACCACCCGCACCTGGCCGCCCGCGGCACCTTCACCGAGGCGGCCGGGACCCGCCAGCCGGCCCCGGCGCCGCGCTTCTCCGCCACGCCCACCGCCGTCCGCCGCCCGCCCGCGCGGCCCGGCGCGCACACCGCGGCCGTCGCCGGAGACTGGGACGTACCGGCCCTGCTCGACAGCCCGGCCCCGTAGCCCGACGAACCGACCGCCCCCTCACCGAAAGGCACGACGTTGACCACCGACGCCTACGTCTACGACGCCGTACGCACCCCACGGGGGCGCGGAAAGGCGAACGGATCCCTGCACGGCACCAAGCCGATCGACCTCGTGGTCGGCCTCATCCACGAACTCCGCCGCCGCTTCCCCGGCCTGGACCCGGCCGCCGTCGACGACGTGGTGCTCGGCGTCGTCAGCCCGATCGGCGACCAGGGCTCCGACATCGCCCGGATCGCGGCCGTCGCCGCCGGGCTGCCCGACACCGTGGCCGGCGTCCAGGAGAACCGCTTCTGCGCCTCCGGGCTCGAAGCGGTCAACCTGGCCGCCGCGAAGATCCGCTCCGGCTGGGAGGACCTCGTGCTGGCCGGCGGTGTCGAGTCCATGTCGCGGGTCGCGATGGGCTCCGACGGCGGCGCGTGGGCGATGGACCCCATGACGTCCCTGCGCACCGGCTTCGTTCCCCAGGGCATCGGCGCCGACCTGATCGCCACCCTGGGCGGCTGGACCAGGCACGACGTCGACTCCTACGCCGCCCTGTCCCAGGAACGCGCCGCGCAGGCCTGGAAGGACGGCCGCTTCGCCCGCTCGGTCGTCCCCGTCCTGGACGGCAACGGCCTGACCGTCCTGGACCACGACGAGCACATGCGGCCCGGCACCACCCCCGAGACGCTGGCCAACCTCAAGCCGTCCTTCGCGGCGGTCGGCGACGCCGGCGGCTTCGACGCGGTGGCCCTGCAGAAGTACCACTGGGTGGAGCGGATCGACCACGTCCACCACGCCGGCAACTCCTCCGGCATCGTCGACGGCGCCGCGCTGGTCGCCGTCGGCAGCCGGGACATCGGCGAGCGCTACGGACTGACGCCCAGAGCCCGTATCGTCTCCGCGGCCGTCTCCGGCTCCGAGCCCACCATCATGCTCACCGGCCCCGCCCCCGCCTCCCGCAAGGCGCTGGCCAAGGCCGGACTGACCATCGACGACATCGACCTGATCGAGATGAACGAGGCGTTCGCCGCGGTCGTGCTGCGCTTCGCCGCCGACATGGGCGTCGGCCTCGACAAGGTCAACGTCAACGGCGGCGCCATCGCGCTCGGCCACCCCCTCGGCGCGACCGGCGCGATGCTGCTCGGCACGCTGCTGGACGAACTGGAACGCCGGGACCTGCGGTACGGACTCGCCACCCTCTGCGTCGGCGGCGGCATGGGCGTCGCCACCGTCGTCGAACGCGTCTGACCCCCCTCACGGAGCCTACGGAGCCCCTGACATGAGCGAGTCCACCACCATCCGCTGGGAGCGGGACGCCGACGGCGTCGTCACCCTCGTCCTGGACGACCCCGACCAGTCGGCCAACACCATGAACGCCGCCTTCGCCGACTCCCTGGACGCCGTGCTCGACCGGCTCGAAGCCGAGCTCGACCAGGTCACCGGCGTCATCGTCACCTCCGCGAAGAAGACCTTCTTCGCCGGCGGCGACCTGCGGGACCTGATCCGCGCCACCCCGGCCGACGCCGAGCGGGTCTTCACCGGCTCGATGCGGATCAAACGCCTCCTGCGCCGCCTGGAGACCCTCGGCAGGCCCGTCGTCGCCGCCATCAACGGCGCGGCCCTCGGCGGCGGCTACGAGATCGCCCTGGCCTGTCACCACCGCATCGCCCTCGACACGCCCGGCACCAGGATCGGCTGCCCCGAGGTCACCCTCGGCCTGCTGCCCGGCGGAGGCGGCGTGGTCCGCACCGTACGGCTGCTCGGTATCGCCGACGCCCTGCTCAAGGTGCTCCTCCAAGGCCGCCAGTACGCCCCGCGGCCCGCCCGGGAGGCCGGTCTGATCCACGAGGTGGCCGCCGACCGCGACGCTATGCTGGCGGCCGCCCGCGCCTACATCCGCGCCCGCCCCGGCGCCCGGCAGCCCTGGGACGCCGACGGCTACAAGATCCCCGGCGGCACCCCCAAGAGCCCCTCCTTCGCCGCCAACCTGCCGGCCTTCCCCGCCAACCTCAGCAAGCAGCTGGCCGGCGCCCCCTACCCCGCGCCGCGCGCCATCCTGGCCGCCGCGGTCGAGAGCGCCCAGGTGGACATCGACACCGCCTTCACCGTCGAGGCGCGCTACTTCACCGAACTGGCCTGCGGCCCCGTCTCGAAGAACATGATCCAGGCGTTCTTCTTCGACATGCAGGCCGTCAACTCCGGCGCCGGCCGCCCCAAGGACGTGCCCGCCCGCCAGGTCGCCAAGGTGGCCGTGCTCGGCGCCGGCATGATGGGCGCCGGCATCGCCTACTCCTGCGCCAGGGCCGGCATCGAGGTCGTCCTCAAGGACGTCACCCGGGAGGCCGCCGACCGCGGCAAGGCGTACTCCGCGGGCCTGCTGGACAAGGCACTGGCCAAGGGCCGCACCACCCCGGAGAAGCGGGACGCGCTGCTCGCCCGGATCACCCCCACCGCCGACCCCGCCGATCTCGCGGGCTGCGACGCCGTGATCGAGGCGGTCTTCGAGGACGCGGCACTCAAGCACAAGGTGTTCCAGGAGATCGAGGGCGTCCTGGCGCCCGACGCCCTGCTGTGCTCCAACACCTCGACCCTGCCCATCACCGCGCTCGCCGAAGGCGTCCAGAGGCAGCGGGACTTCATCGGCCTGCACTTCTTCTCGCCGGTCGACAAGATGCCGCTGGTGGAGATCGTCCGCGGCGAGCGGACCGGAGACGAGGCCCTGGCCCGCGCCTTCGACCTGGTCCGGCAGATCCGCAAGACCCCGATCGTGGTCAACGACTCGCGCGGCTTCTTCACCTCCCGCGTCATCGGCCACTTCATCAACGAAGGCGTCGCCATGGTCGGCGAGGGCGTCCCCGCCGCCTCCGTCGAACAGGCCGCCGCCCAGGCCGGCTACCCCGCCAAGGTGCTGTCCCTGCTGGACGAGCTGACCCTGACCCTGCCGCGCCGCATCCGCCGCGAGGCCCGCGAGGCGGTGGAGGCGGCCGGCGGCCACTGGGCGGAGCACCCCGCCGAACGCGTCATCGACCGCATGGTGGACGAGTTCGGCCGCCAGGGGCGCGCCGCCGGCGCCGGCTTCTACGACTACGAGGACGGGCGCCGCACGCGGCTGTGGCCGGGCCTGGCCGAGCACTTCGGGGTGCCCGCCGCTCCGGGGGACCGCAGCGGCACCCCGGCGGTGCGGAT
Coding sequences within it:
- a CDS encoding APC family permease, which produces MLTGSTTEISTFKGEDRALRADRIGTPGLLLSVLAATAPLMVVAGVVPTTFAAVGVVGVPLIFLILGVVLVLFSFGYAEMSRHVHNAGAFYAYIARGLGGTIGAAASYVALVSYSILQCGIYGIFGFEISSQIAVHWNHDVDWWWPALGGVVVAGVFGALKIDVNAKVLGVLLLVETVLIVVFDISFLSDPGPQGVSLHAFNPDTLTGAGFGTALCFCIAGFTGFEQAPVYAEETARPQRVVARVMFLAVGFATLFFAFSAWAITVAAGPSGVVGAAQKSPTMIFDLNEARIGNTFTDILNVFFITGIFASLLSFHNVVARYAFAMGRDGLLPAKVSHTTRSGGAPVVGSLIQTVVALVVVIAFAVTDDKPGGDPSFAPMMRLFTWAGNVGALGVVVLMAVASIAIIVFFIKRGAARVQAWRLVTSAVAAVALLGITFYAVKDFKVLLGVDPGHGLRWLLPGIIGIAAVLGLLYGAVLRVKNPAAHARIGQGNEAFQLDKAASAAEASV
- a CDS encoding CaiB/BaiF CoA transferase family protein — protein: MTSEVSNRPPAAPAPGPLAGVRVVELAGIGPGPFAAMLLADLGADVVRVDRPAGPGLGIDPAHDVTNRNKRSVLVDLKTAAGPGTVLDLAARADILIEGYRPGVAERLGVGPRACLDRNPRLVYGRMTGWGQHGPLAATAGHDIGYVAVTGALALTGAAGVPPAAPANLLGDYAGGSLYLVTGVLAALHHARAHGQGQVVDAAIVDGTAHLTAMIHGMRAAGVWQDRRGGNLLDGGAPFYGVYETADGAHMAVGALEQRFYDEFAALLGLSAQEAGLRADPARWGELRAAITARFRTGTREQWTAVFDGTDACVAPVLSLAEAPDHPHLAARGTFTEAAGTRQPAPAPRFSATPTAVRRPPARPGAHTAAVAGDWDVPALLDSPAP
- a CDS encoding acetyl-CoA C-acetyltransferase; the protein is MTTDAYVYDAVRTPRGRGKANGSLHGTKPIDLVVGLIHELRRRFPGLDPAAVDDVVLGVVSPIGDQGSDIARIAAVAAGLPDTVAGVQENRFCASGLEAVNLAAAKIRSGWEDLVLAGGVESMSRVAMGSDGGAWAMDPMTSLRTGFVPQGIGADLIATLGGWTRHDVDSYAALSQERAAQAWKDGRFARSVVPVLDGNGLTVLDHDEHMRPGTTPETLANLKPSFAAVGDAGGFDAVALQKYHWVERIDHVHHAGNSSGIVDGAALVAVGSRDIGERYGLTPRARIVSAAVSGSEPTIMLTGPAPASRKALAKAGLTIDDIDLIEMNEAFAAVVLRFAADMGVGLDKVNVNGGAIALGHPLGATGAMLLGTLLDELERRDLRYGLATLCVGGGMGVATVVERV
- a CDS encoding 3-hydroxyacyl-CoA dehydrogenase NAD-binding domain-containing protein; its protein translation is MSESTTIRWERDADGVVTLVLDDPDQSANTMNAAFADSLDAVLDRLEAELDQVTGVIVTSAKKTFFAGGDLRDLIRATPADAERVFTGSMRIKRLLRRLETLGRPVVAAINGAALGGGYEIALACHHRIALDTPGTRIGCPEVTLGLLPGGGGVVRTVRLLGIADALLKVLLQGRQYAPRPAREAGLIHEVAADRDAMLAAARAYIRARPGARQPWDADGYKIPGGTPKSPSFAANLPAFPANLSKQLAGAPYPAPRAILAAAVESAQVDIDTAFTVEARYFTELACGPVSKNMIQAFFFDMQAVNSGAGRPKDVPARQVAKVAVLGAGMMGAGIAYSCARAGIEVVLKDVTREAADRGKAYSAGLLDKALAKGRTTPEKRDALLARITPTADPADLAGCDAVIEAVFEDAALKHKVFQEIEGVLAPDALLCSNTSTLPITALAEGVQRQRDFIGLHFFSPVDKMPLVEIVRGERTGDEALARAFDLVRQIRKTPIVVNDSRGFFTSRVIGHFINEGVAMVGEGVPAASVEQAAAQAGYPAKVLSLLDELTLTLPRRIRREAREAVEAAGGHWAEHPAERVIDRMVDEFGRQGRAAGAGFYDYEDGRRTRLWPGLAEHFGVPAAPGDRSGTPAVRIPFHDLQERMLFAESLDTVRLLEEGVLTSVADANIGSVLGIGFPAWTGGVLQYINGYQGGAAGFTARARELAAAYGERFEPPALLVAKAAAGERFTD